In one Elusimicrobiaceae bacterium genomic region, the following are encoded:
- the radA gene encoding DNA repair protein RadA, translated as MKFKTVYKCQSCGQESAKWLGQCPGCGEWNTLAEEVEASGRAKAGERRSLTEFSSGTVKLAESGCLDEARIKTGLSELDRLLGEGLIRGQMVLLAGAPGIGKSTLMMQIAGALAKDKPLLYVTGEESVAQVGSRAARLKVASDNIYLLSETDLSKIAESYRKIKPAFMIIDSIQTVFHPELAGSSGTVGQIRESASELLRMCKPDGTVLFVLGHVTKDGGLAGPKVLEHIVDTVLYFDTERYSFLRMLRAHKNRFGPTDELGIFRMTETGLSPVDDASGYFATASRTADLCGRAYTVAMEGTRPIFTEVQVLVTPTRYPFPQRMATGVDLNRCRILLAAIEKHLGISLESRDVFINLPGGLKVKDPALDLAVCAAVISSAREIPLPHDAVFIGETGILGQISQAAWLSARLKEAGRLGLGSAYIPRPAGGSELQTGALSLIILEELEGLMRRIDTFSRKRSSAAD; from the coding sequence ATGAAATTCAAAACGGTTTATAAATGCCAGAGCTGCGGGCAGGAGTCGGCCAAATGGCTGGGCCAGTGCCCCGGCTGCGGCGAATGGAACACGCTGGCGGAGGAGGTGGAAGCCTCCGGGCGGGCCAAAGCGGGCGAGCGCAGGAGCCTGACGGAATTTTCGTCGGGGACGGTGAAGCTGGCCGAGTCCGGCTGTCTGGACGAAGCGCGCATCAAAACCGGGCTCAGCGAGCTGGACCGGCTGCTGGGCGAGGGCCTTATCCGGGGGCAGATGGTGCTGCTTGCCGGCGCGCCGGGGATAGGCAAATCCACCCTCATGATGCAGATAGCGGGCGCGCTGGCGAAAGACAAACCGCTTTTGTATGTGACTGGCGAGGAATCCGTGGCGCAGGTGGGTTCGCGGGCGGCTCGGCTGAAAGTGGCGTCAGACAATATTTATCTGCTGTCGGAAACCGATCTGTCGAAAATAGCCGAGTCGTACCGGAAAATCAAGCCGGCTTTCATGATAATAGACTCGATCCAGACGGTGTTTCATCCGGAACTGGCCGGCTCGTCGGGCACGGTGGGGCAGATCCGCGAGAGCGCGTCGGAGCTGCTGCGGATGTGCAAGCCGGACGGAACCGTGCTTTTTGTGCTGGGTCATGTCACCAAAGACGGGGGGCTCGCGGGCCCCAAGGTGCTTGAGCATATCGTGGATACGGTGCTTTATTTCGACACCGAGCGCTACAGTTTTTTAAGGATGCTGCGCGCGCATAAAAACCGGTTCGGCCCGACCGACGAACTGGGCATTTTCCGGATGACGGAAACCGGTCTTTCGCCCGTTGACGACGCGAGCGGTTATTTTGCCACCGCGTCCAGAACGGCCGATCTGTGCGGGCGGGCGTACACCGTGGCGATGGAGGGCACGCGCCCGATTTTCACCGAAGTGCAGGTTCTGGTGACGCCCACGCGCTATCCGTTTCCGCAGCGCATGGCTACGGGCGTGGATTTGAACCGCTGCCGGATTTTGCTGGCGGCGATCGAGAAGCATCTCGGCATCAGCCTTGAAAGCCGGGACGTGTTCATCAATCTGCCGGGCGGCCTTAAGGTAAAGGACCCGGCTCTGGATCTGGCGGTTTGCGCCGCGGTTATCAGTTCCGCGCGGGAAATTCCGTTGCCGCACGATGCGGTTTTTATCGGCGAGACGGGCATTCTCGGGCAGATATCGCAGGCGGCGTGGCTGTCAGCAAGACTGAAAGAAGCCGGACGGCTGGGACTGGGCAGCGCGTACATCCCGCGGCCGGCCGGCGGCAGCGAGCTGCAGACCGGCGCATTAAGCCTGATAATACTTGAAGAGCTGGAAGGGCTTATGCGGCGGATAGACACATTCTCCCGCAAACGGAGTTCTGCGGCGGATTAG